TCCGAAAAAGGGCTATTTAACTTATCAGGATCTACTTCGAAGTAATGCAACAAGAAAGTTAGATATCTATAAAATGAGTACTCAAAAAATAGATCAACATTTTGTTTACGCCAAATGTTATATTCTATATCTTTCACAAAGGCAAGCAATATTTTTCTAAATTGAATAGCAATAATATCTGCGATAATTTCAGGAGCCCTATCTTTTCCATAAAACTGAAAAAAATCATAGTTCACTTCACAGCGATCCATATTTGATAGACATACCCTAAAGTTATGTTCATAATTTTCTTTTATAGGTTTGGGAGGAGTTTGTGATTCAGCTTGATTATCGATATCTTTGATTGAAATAAACTTGGTTTTACGAATAAGCTTTCCTGCATTTCTTTCTAATTCATTCATGTCTGCAATTAATGGTAGTGCGTAGACTACGGCATTCCCGACCTTTCCACCTTCCGCATTTCCAAGCTCTCTCAATAGGAAATGTTGATTTGTACTTTTGCTGTTTATTTTAAATTTAAAATGTTGTTGCGGTGCTTCTTGGAAAATACTTCTATCACTAGGACTTGTAGCAACCAACTCTCCTTTTTTATATTGTATAAAGAGTAGATGAGAATTGTTCCCTGCTTTAATCCTCACGTCATATCCACCACCAGCATTTCCAGAAGGATCATTTTTCCCCTCGGTAGTGATATGAAAACCGGACGCCACAGCTTTCATATATTTAGTAAAAGGCGCTCTATATCCTGGCGTCCAATACTTCCATAAAGGACTATCAATAAAAAACCAATACCATTTATCTGCTAAATCCAGAATTTCATGGGTTATGTTTAGTTCCAACGTTTTTTCGTGAAAAGTCATAATTTTAAAATATATATTTGTATATAAAATTTAATAAAATCAAATCGTACATATATAATTGCAAATATTTAAGGTTAATTACATAATAGTAGCTATACTGAAATCGATTATAATTAAAAAATTGCCAAAGGCGATTTTTTATAAAAAAAGAATGGTATTCCCAAGAAATTGAGTTAATACTGATGATCATAATCTAAAAACATCAAAAAAATATTATGTTAAAATGTCCAAGCCGAGCTTATAAACCTTTTTATAAGCATTAATCCGTTGTGAACTGGCTAAAATTCCATTTATCTTAATTTTAATTTCCTGCTCCTCCTCAAAATCAGGATAAATAATCAGACAATCAATATTTCGGTCATCATCTACCCCCAGCTCCCTCCGAACTTTATTCAACCTTGCGTAACCAGCTATCTGTCGGATATCTTCGTGCACCAAATGGGTTTTGTATTGGAGTTTATATTTCGCATCAATAATCATGGAATTCTCCCCGTCCTTGATTAAAATATCAAGTGAATTACCATAGGTAGAATACTGGTACTTGATCTTATCGGTGTCATGACCGTTAGCCTGCAACAGCTTCTGATAAACATAAAGTTCAAATAGCCTTGGCATATCGAGCCAAAACGGTGGAGTATCTACTGCTCGCTTTTCTGTCGCTTGACTAATATTGTAGGCAAAGCGCTTAAGAATGAAACCTCCGATCCGCAATGCTTCCTTATATTCTTTAAAAAATGGGTTGTACTTAAATTGACGTAAGGCATCCTCACCTTCCAGGTTGCCTATATGTTCGAACGCCGGGCGGATATAATTAATAAGACCTTCAAGCAATTTTTCATTACCTTGGAAAAGACTACTTTGATTACCTATATAGGCTACAGAAAACTGAAAAACCTTTTTAAAAAAGCGGTTTTCAGTATTATCATCTCCAAACACCTGATACTCACAATAAGTTTTGGCCAATCGATTTTTAAGGATGTTATGCTTGACCTGCTGCCCCACAAGGATCTTTCCTTTAACTCGGCTGTTAAGGTTTTCTCGCACATTGTAATACGACTTCTTCAAACCTTTGCGAACGATCTGCCTAAGCAGTTGCAGAAATTGCACCACCAAGAATGGAGTCAGGCTGTCATCATCCTGCTCAATACAGATCATAGGGTCATCCCATTCGATCCGTATCAGGTCTGTACACTCTTTGGCAACTATAGGATCTGACATCGCATCCAAAAGCATTCTTAGGTAGTTGACCTGTATTCTGCTTTCTTCTGCTTTCAATTCCTCTGCCTCATCAGCTTTATCGCTTTCACGCTCGTCAACATCGGAATCCTTATTGCTCAATTCTGAAAACTGTTCGATAACATATTTATTTAGCTTGGGAGCAACATGTATATATTTCTCGCCCGGAATAAGCCAGTCTACACCAACATAATAATCTGCTGTGAGTTCAACTTTATTTTTTGACTTGATAATATGGTAGCAGTTATAGTCTTGCCCTCGCCTATTTTTGTATACCCGAGGTATGCACGAAGACCATCTCGACAGCTCATCCGCGCCGACGGTGTTGCCGTCGGAATCGTATTTCTGCTCATAAAGGATATGCCTGACGTGCTCGTATAATGAAATCTTCATCCGCTCAGAATTTATTTGGCTGGTACATCATTTGGAAGTGCCAGTATATGAGCGCGAGCTTCTTCGTGAAGCACACCGTCCTTGATATATTCTAGCAAGAGGGGTCTGATTTCATAATCCAATCGCATATCCATAGTGGCATGTTTCTTTTTGATAAAATAGGAATGACCGATCCATACGTCTTCTGGACGGAACTCTGCTGAAAGATAGACAGAATTTTTAAGCAGATCCCGCTTTTTTGTATAGTCAACAGTCGGATCATAATCCTGAACAAATAAACTGGACACTTTATTAAAAAGGTCTGAATCAAATTTATCGTTCAGATCTGGCTCGAGATTTTTAGGCAATATATCAACAAATGCAAAACGCCTACGGATGGCATAATCGATATGGCCGACGCTCCGATCGGCTGTATTCATCGTACCGATAATATATAGATTCTCTGGAAGACTGATCTTGTTTGAGCCGTCAACGCTATACATAGATTCGACATCTTCGCTACGGTATTCCAATGCGTAGATCAGTTCGCCCAGCACGGCGGACAGGTTAGCTCTGTTGATCTCGTCTAAGATCAAAACGTAGTTTTGCTCTGGATGGAGAGTAGCTTCATTGGCCATTAACACAAGTTGTTTGTTTTTGGCTTTATATTGCAGTTTATCCTCATTGACGTCTGACTCTATACCCCGTACAAAATCTTCGTACGTAAAGCTCGGATGAAATTGCATAATACGCATGCGGCTCGTATTATTTATATCTTCGCGCTGCTCCTGGGCATCGACCTCTTGGTAAATATACTTTGCAATAGCTGCCTCATAGGAATCATTGCCGATTCTTATGGCACCAACCTTCGACCATTTTTGACCTTCGTAATATTTAATAATATTCTCAAAACTAGCAGGATATTCCTTACCTGTCTTGTGAGTTTTTACAATGAACCCATTATCATTCACCTTGGTGATCTCATAATCAGCATAGTCGGACACACTACGGAAAGTCTGCCCCTGTCTGACTATTTTCTCAATAATCTCAACATTGATATGTTTTGGCTTCTCAACTACAGTGTTTTGATCCGCTTCAAAGAGCAACTTAGCGATTTCTTTGGCTGTATGGGTTTTACCTGTTCCTGGAGGGCCCT
The genomic region above belongs to Sphingobacterium zeae and contains:
- a CDS encoding 5-methylcytosine restriction system specificity protein McrC; translated protein: MKISLYEHVRHILYEQKYDSDGNTVGADELSRWSSCIPRVYKNRRGQDYNCYHIIKSKNKVELTADYYVGVDWLIPGEKYIHVAPKLNKYVIEQFSELSNKDSDVDERESDKADEAEELKAEESRIQVNYLRMLLDAMSDPIVAKECTDLIRIEWDDPMICIEQDDDSLTPFLVVQFLQLLRQIVRKGLKKSYYNVRENLNSRVKGKILVGQQVKHNILKNRLAKTYCEYQVFGDDNTENRFFKKVFQFSVAYIGNQSSLFQGNEKLLEGLINYIRPAFEHIGNLEGEDALRQFKYNPFFKEYKEALRIGGFILKRFAYNISQATEKRAVDTPPFWLDMPRLFELYVYQKLLQANGHDTDKIKYQYSTYGNSLDILIKDGENSMIIDAKYKLQYKTHLVHEDIRQIAGYARLNKVRRELGVDDDRNIDCLIIYPDFEEEQEIKIKINGILASSQRINAYKKVYKLGLDILT